One segment of Clostridium ljungdahlii DSM 13528 DNA contains the following:
- a CDS encoding carbon-nitrogen hydrolase family protein has protein sequence MVKIGLCQMKVLSCSKKSNIEKAKSMIVQATDKGADIVVLPEMFNCPYDIKNFREYAEAEYCYGDTLKMLSSVSREKKILLIGGSIPELDQKGNVYNTSFVFNKDGNLIGKHRKMHLFDIDIKNKITFKESKVLTPGNKITIIDTKWGKIGIAICYDIRFPELIRLMALNGAKIVFIPAAFNMTTGPAHWELLFRSRAVDNQIYIAGISPARDINYSYVAYGHSLVVNPWGTITDILDEKEGILISELDLDYINDVRESLPIIKNRRKDIYDLTLLR, from the coding sequence GTGGTAAAGATAGGTTTATGCCAAATGAAAGTTTTAAGTTGTTCTAAAAAAAGCAATATAGAAAAGGCAAAAAGCATGATAGTACAAGCTACAGATAAAGGGGCAGATATAGTAGTTCTACCTGAGATGTTTAACTGTCCTTATGACATCAAAAATTTTAGGGAATATGCAGAAGCAGAATATTGTTATGGAGATACCTTAAAAATGCTTTCCTCTGTATCAAGAGAAAAAAAGATACTTTTAATAGGAGGTTCTATACCAGAACTTGACCAGAAGGGGAATGTCTATAATACTTCCTTTGTATTCAATAAGGACGGAAATTTAATCGGCAAACATAGAAAAATGCATTTATTCGATATAGATATAAAAAATAAGATAACTTTTAAAGAATCTAAAGTTTTAACTCCAGGTAATAAAATTACAATAATAGATACGAAATGGGGAAAGATAGGTATAGCGATTTGTTATGACATAAGATTTCCTGAACTCATACGATTAATGGCTCTTAATGGTGCTAAAATAGTATTTATTCCAGCAGCCTTTAACATGACTACTGGTCCAGCTCATTGGGAACTTTTGTTTAGAAGCAGGGCAGTGGATAATCAAATTTATATAGCAGGAATATCACCTGCTAGAGATATAAATTATTCTTATGTAGCTTATGGACATTCCCTTGTAGTAAATCCTTGGGGAACAATAACAGATATATTAGATGAAAAAGAGGGAATACTAATATCTGAATTAGACTTAGACTATATAAATGATGTTAGGGAGTCTTTACCCATTATTAAAAACAGAAGAAAAGATATATATGACCTAACTCTTTTGCGCTAA
- the yedF gene encoding sulfurtransferase-like selenium metabolism protein YedF → MEHIINCKGLKCPQPVINTKKYFDSIEEGTATVVVDNEVSKNNVCKFAKNNSFTAKVEQKEDLFYITIKKDASNCELCESNQQKLTIVISNNKLGLGDDELGTTLMKSYLYALSESEYLPTNLIFLNGGVKLTVEGSDCIDNLKVLDKKGVNIYSCGTCLDFYGLKEKLSVGEITNMYDIVEKMNSSDKTIKL, encoded by the coding sequence ATGGAACATATAATAAATTGTAAAGGTCTAAAATGTCCTCAACCAGTAATAAATACTAAAAAATACTTTGATTCCATAGAAGAAGGAACTGCTACTGTTGTTGTAGACAATGAAGTCTCAAAAAATAATGTATGCAAGTTTGCTAAGAACAATAGTTTTACTGCTAAAGTAGAACAAAAGGAAGATCTATTCTATATAACTATTAAAAAAGATGCTAGTAATTGTGAGCTATGTGAGTCTAATCAACAAAAACTGACTATAGTTATATCAAATAATAAACTTGGACTCGGCGATGATGAACTTGGAACCACTTTAATGAAAAGTTATCTATATGCGCTGAGTGAAAGCGAATATCTTCCAACTAACTTAATATTTTTAAATGGTGGTGTAAAACTAACAGTAGAAGGTTCCGATTGCATTGACAATTTAAAAGTGCTCGATAAAAAAGGAGTAAATATATACAGCTGCGGAACTTGCCTTGATTTTTATGGCTTAAAAGAAAAATTATCTGTAGGTGAAATAACTAATATGTATGATATAGTTGAAAAAATGAATTCTTCAGACAAAACCATAAAGCTATAA